In Paraburkholderia sprentiae WSM5005, a genomic segment contains:
- a CDS encoding secondary thiamine-phosphate synthase enzyme YjbQ, giving the protein MRQAIHHLSVQARGRGLVEFTDDARRFVDDTGIRTGLLTLFCRHTSASLLIQENADASVRRDLERYFETLAPEDAARYEHDTEGSDDMPAHLRTALTQVQLCVPVEHGRMVLGTWQGLYLFEHRRDPQRRDIVLHLLGQ; this is encoded by the coding sequence ATGCGCCAGGCCATCCATCATTTGAGCGTCCAGGCTCGCGGCCGCGGCCTGGTTGAATTTACCGACGACGCGCGCCGCTTCGTCGACGATACGGGCATCCGTACCGGTCTGCTCACGCTGTTTTGCCGGCACACGTCGGCGTCGTTACTGATCCAGGAGAATGCGGATGCGTCGGTGCGGCGCGATCTGGAGCGCTACTTCGAGACCCTCGCGCCCGAAGACGCCGCGCGCTACGAGCACGACACCGAGGGCTCCGACGACATGCCCGCGCATCTGCGCACGGCGCTCACGCAGGTGCAGCTGTGCGTGCCCGTCGAGCATGGCAGGATGGTGCTCGGCACATGGCAGGGACTGTATCTGTTCGAACATCGGCGCGATCCGCAGCGGCGCGATATCGTGTTGCATCTGCTCGGCCAATGA
- a CDS encoding sugar efflux transporter, which yields MLKTARFFDLLRIPGFKPLAAATLMLGVAMSFTAPYLSLFGIERAGMTPFRLGVFMTLIAASGVLASTLAGRWSDRSGRHRPLLLAALIAAALGYLCLCVVRDYRLRLAVGIVFIGAGGSAISMVFSFSRAALPVPDPAERVFASATLRTILSAAWVFGPSVGALVLAATSFTGLFLFAAASFATCGFIVWRMQEPQSHLGDHTVEDTASEPSASITVPPLRQPGEDAHETLPVASANDILRSVTALTLLGLAANATMIVLPLYIVHGLNGTHLDVSVMLGLGALTEIPMMLALGAKSSSLHKLNWLAACAAVHAVYFVAMSLAGNVSVLIPMQMLNAFVVAVTSCLGMTYVQDLMPHSPGRATALFFNAARVGSILSGVLSGLLVQAFSYRGTFLFCGLLALCALVLFAVPGYRYGLMWRALMRFASAQYAKLAARRGVRVPERSE from the coding sequence GTGTTGAAAACTGCGCGTTTTTTCGACCTGCTTCGCATTCCTGGCTTCAAGCCGCTCGCCGCCGCCACGCTGATGCTCGGTGTGGCGATGTCCTTCACCGCCCCGTATCTGTCTCTGTTCGGCATCGAACGCGCCGGCATGACGCCGTTCCGGCTCGGCGTATTCATGACGCTGATCGCCGCGAGCGGCGTGCTCGCAAGTACGCTCGCCGGGCGCTGGAGCGACAGGAGCGGGCGGCATCGACCGTTGCTGCTGGCGGCGCTCATCGCGGCCGCGCTCGGCTACCTGTGTCTGTGCGTGGTGCGCGATTACCGGCTGCGGCTCGCGGTCGGCATCGTGTTCATCGGCGCGGGCGGCTCGGCGATCTCGATGGTGTTCTCGTTCAGCCGCGCGGCGCTGCCGGTGCCGGACCCTGCCGAGCGCGTATTCGCGAGCGCGACGCTGCGCACGATCCTCTCGGCCGCATGGGTGTTCGGGCCGTCGGTCGGCGCGCTGGTGCTCGCCGCCACCAGCTTCACTGGTCTGTTCCTGTTCGCGGCCGCGAGCTTCGCGACCTGCGGCTTCATCGTCTGGCGCATGCAGGAGCCGCAAAGCCACCTCGGCGATCACACGGTCGAGGACACCGCATCGGAGCCGTCCGCGTCGATCACGGTGCCGCCGCTCAGGCAACCCGGCGAGGACGCGCACGAAACCCTGCCGGTCGCGTCGGCGAACGACATCCTGCGCTCGGTGACCGCGCTGACCTTGCTCGGCCTCGCCGCTAACGCGACGATGATCGTGCTGCCGCTCTACATCGTGCACGGACTCAACGGCACGCATCTCGACGTGTCGGTGATGCTCGGCCTCGGCGCGCTGACCGAAATCCCGATGATGCTCGCGCTCGGCGCGAAGTCCTCGTCGCTGCACAAGCTGAACTGGCTTGCCGCGTGCGCGGCCGTGCATGCGGTGTACTTCGTCGCGATGTCGCTGGCGGGCAACGTCAGCGTGCTGATCCCGATGCAGATGTTGAACGCCTTCGTGGTCGCCGTGACCTCGTGCCTCGGCATGACGTACGTGCAGGACCTGATGCCGCATTCGCCCGGCCGCGCGACCGCGCTGTTCTTCAATGCGGCGCGGGTCGGCTCGATCCTGTCGGGCGTGCTCTCGGGGCTGCTCGTGCAGGCATTCAGCTATCGCGGCACCTTCCTGTTCTGCGGGCTGCTGGCGCTGTGCGCGTTGGTGCTGTTCGCGGTGCCCGGTTATCGCTATGGGCTGATGTGGCGCGCGCTAATGCGCTTCGCGTCTGCGCAATACGCGAAGCTGGCCGCGCGCCGCGGTGTGCGCGTGCCCGAGCGTAGCGAATGA
- a CDS encoding DUF2628 domain-containing protein: MNARIYLQHPQHKDAIAVATGFSWGACLLGFIWALSKRMWFAAFVMLGINVILLGIGLWGEAADLAGFVLSIVFAFACGAYGNRWHRWTLEQRGYVVV, translated from the coding sequence ATGAACGCACGAATCTATCTGCAACATCCGCAACACAAGGACGCGATCGCGGTCGCCACCGGCTTCAGCTGGGGCGCATGCCTGCTCGGCTTTATCTGGGCACTGTCGAAGAGAATGTGGTTCGCCGCGTTCGTCATGCTCGGCATCAACGTCATCCTGCTCGGCATCGGTCTGTGGGGCGAGGCCGCCGATCTGGCCGGCTTCGTGCTGTCGATCGTGTTCGCGTTCGCGTGCGGCGCGTATGGCAACCGGTGGCACCGCTGGACGCTCGAACAGCGCGGCTATGTCGTGGTGTGA
- a CDS encoding HlyD family secretion protein, whose protein sequence is MSDETGSASTGQEPSGRDASHRDDRGDGKDRKNDKRNGENGQQQKKPGKKPLIILGAVVVLIGIVGFVWWFATRNQVSTDDAYTDGNAITMAPKVSGYVVTLAVDDNVFVHKGDLLLVIDKRDYQAQVDQANAQLGLAKAQLNAAQLQLDIARVQFPAQYRQAKAQTSSAEANLREAQAAWQRQHSVDPRATTQQNVDTADAQRQSANASVEQARAQQRTASLVPQQLRETEATVDERRQQVRQAEAQLEQAQLNLSYCEVRAPSDGWVTRRNVQLGSFLTAGVSLFSIVTPQVWITANFKETQLARMRRGDKVKVDVDAYPQLDLRGHVDSVQLGSGSRFSAFPTENATGNFVKIVQRVPVKIIIDQGLPRDHPLGLGLSVTPKVYLK, encoded by the coding sequence ATGTCAGACGAGACCGGCTCGGCTAGTACCGGGCAGGAACCATCCGGGCGCGATGCGTCGCACCGCGATGATCGCGGCGACGGTAAGGACCGCAAGAACGACAAGCGCAACGGCGAAAATGGTCAGCAGCAAAAGAAGCCCGGCAAGAAGCCATTGATCATCCTGGGTGCGGTCGTGGTGCTGATCGGCATCGTCGGCTTCGTCTGGTGGTTCGCGACCCGCAACCAGGTGAGCACCGACGACGCCTACACCGACGGCAACGCGATCACCATGGCGCCGAAAGTTTCCGGCTACGTCGTAACGCTCGCGGTCGACGACAACGTTTTCGTGCACAAGGGCGACCTGCTGCTCGTGATCGACAAGCGAGACTACCAGGCTCAGGTGGATCAGGCGAACGCGCAGCTCGGTCTTGCGAAGGCGCAATTGAATGCCGCACAGCTGCAGCTCGATATCGCGCGCGTGCAGTTTCCGGCGCAATACCGCCAGGCGAAGGCGCAAACCTCGTCGGCGGAGGCGAATCTGCGCGAAGCGCAGGCTGCCTGGCAGCGTCAGCACTCGGTCGATCCGCGCGCGACGACGCAGCAGAACGTCGATACGGCCGACGCGCAGCGTCAGTCGGCCAACGCGAGCGTCGAGCAGGCCCGCGCGCAGCAGCGGACCGCGAGCCTCGTGCCACAGCAGTTGCGCGAGACCGAGGCCACCGTCGACGAACGCCGCCAGCAGGTGCGTCAGGCCGAGGCACAGCTCGAGCAGGCGCAGCTGAATCTGTCGTATTGCGAGGTACGGGCACCGTCGGATGGCTGGGTCACGCGGCGCAACGTGCAGCTCGGCAGCTTCCTGACGGCGGGGGTGTCGCTGTTCTCGATCGTCACGCCGCAAGTGTGGATCACCGCGAACTTCAAGGAAACGCAACTCGCACGCATGCGCCGCGGCGACAAGGTCAAGGTCGACGTGGACGCCTATCCGCAGCTCGATCTGCGCGGTCATGTCGACAGCGTGCAACTCGGCAGCGGCTCGCGCTTCTCGGCGTTCCCCACCGAAAACGCGACCGGCAACTTCGTGAAGATCGTGCAACGCGTGCCGGTCAAGATCATCATCGACCAGGGGCTGCCGCGCGATCATCCGCTCGGGCTCGGCCTGTCGGTCACGCCGAAGGTTTACCTGAAATGA
- a CDS encoding FAD-dependent oxidoreductase yields the protein MSTTARRVARLSELPTDRAVRVTVDDTPILLVRDGDTVRGYSADCPHAGGPLEEGALCHGRIICPWHKGTFDVATGNVLEPPPLLPLDRYPVTLDGEDVLVSAEKITRPEAASHTSAEDATAPEKHYVVIGAGAAGAAACAALREFGFEGRVTLIGDEAHAPYDRTSLSKFVPSFEMAPADVPPLLPPDWLHTHGIERIVAKVARLDVPARTIHFEAGAAGGGQQSIEPLTYDTALLATGSVPKVPDIPGCELGGVHVLRHLDDAAALIDALGDDASQTRVAILGSSFIGLEVASALRKHGVPVTVISRDTVPFAKQFGERAGQMFRALHESNGVKFYLDAKVASLEGEEGNVHAVMLDGGEAIAADVVLLGTGVAPATGFVEGLPLQQDGGVIVNAGMHAACGLYAAGDIAAFSLHENQEPVRIEHWRVAQQHARIAAQNMCGARNRYVDVPFFWTYHYGKNFEYLGHASEWDEIFIDGDVDHHRFIALYVRDGNVDAVLACEREALTARLSDAMRGGLSRADALAIMGAAAPDAAARGAPEPTAS from the coding sequence ATGTCCACGACTGCCCGCCGCGTCGCGCGGCTATCGGAATTGCCGACGGACCGCGCCGTGCGCGTAACGGTGGACGACACGCCGATCCTGCTCGTGCGCGATGGCGACACCGTGCGGGGGTACTCAGCTGACTGCCCGCATGCGGGAGGCCCGCTCGAAGAGGGCGCGCTGTGCCACGGCCGGATTATCTGTCCCTGGCACAAGGGCACCTTCGACGTCGCGACCGGCAACGTGCTGGAGCCGCCCCCCTTGCTGCCGCTCGATCGCTACCCGGTCACGCTCGATGGCGAGGACGTACTCGTGTCGGCGGAAAAAATCACGCGCCCGGAAGCGGCGTCGCACACGTCAGCGGAAGATGCCACCGCACCGGAAAAACATTACGTGGTGATCGGCGCGGGCGCGGCCGGCGCCGCCGCCTGTGCCGCGCTACGCGAGTTCGGCTTCGAGGGACGCGTCACGCTGATCGGCGACGAAGCGCACGCGCCCTACGACCGCACTTCGCTGAGCAAATTCGTCCCGTCGTTTGAAATGGCGCCCGCCGACGTGCCGCCGCTGCTGCCGCCCGACTGGCTGCATACGCACGGCATCGAGCGGATCGTCGCGAAGGTCGCGCGGCTCGACGTGCCCGCGCGCACGATCCATTTCGAGGCCGGCGCGGCTGGTGGCGGCCAGCAAAGCATCGAGCCGCTGACCTACGACACCGCGCTGCTCGCGACCGGCAGCGTACCGAAAGTGCCCGACATTCCCGGCTGCGAGCTCGGCGGGGTGCACGTGCTGCGACACCTCGACGATGCCGCCGCGCTGATCGACGCGCTCGGCGACGACGCCTCGCAAACCCGCGTGGCGATTCTCGGCAGCAGCTTCATCGGCCTCGAAGTCGCGTCCGCGTTGCGCAAGCACGGCGTGCCCGTCACCGTGATTTCGCGCGACACGGTGCCGTTCGCCAAACAGTTCGGCGAGCGCGCGGGGCAGATGTTTCGCGCGCTGCACGAAAGCAACGGCGTGAAGTTTTATCTCGACGCCAAGGTCGCCTCGCTCGAGGGCGAGGAAGGCAACGTGCATGCGGTGATGCTCGACGGCGGCGAGGCCATCGCCGCCGATGTGGTGTTGCTGGGCACGGGGGTTGCGCCGGCTACCGGGTTTGTCGAAGGACTGCCGCTGCAGCAGGACGGCGGCGTGATCGTCAATGCCGGCATGCACGCCGCCTGCGGTCTGTATGCGGCCGGCGATATCGCCGCGTTCTCGCTGCACGAGAACCAGGAGCCGGTGCGTATCGAACATTGGCGCGTCGCGCAGCAGCATGCGCGCATCGCCGCGCAAAACATGTGCGGTGCGCGTAATCGTTATGTCGACGTGCCGTTCTTCTGGACCTATCACTACGGCAAGAACTTCGAATACCTCGGCCACGCGAGCGAGTGGGATGAGATCTTCATCGATGGCGACGTCGATCATCACCGGTTCATCGCGCTGTACGTGCGCGACGGCAACGTCGACGCGGTGCTCGCCTGCGAGCGCGAAGCGCTGACCGCACGGCTTTCCGACGCGATGCGTGGCGGCCTGTCGCGCGCCGACGCGCTCGCCATCATGGGCGCGGCGGCGCCGGACGCAGCGGCGCGCGGCGCACCGGAACCGACCGCGTCATGA
- a CDS encoding hybrid sensor histidine kinase/response regulator: protein MQRAERVAVDVPMPSRNFAMTRRMLLIVLAVSIVFPLACLVGYGYFDYQRRISDANDMIDRLARVADEQAVKVLDLNRQMASRVIELLGDSDDAQIRARERELHDRLQSIGGDFPQVASISLLGVNGELLASSFAYPAPPMTIAHRDDFLTAKAIRPQPYFSLPMFGKLSKIDVFTTAIGRSGADGQFLGVVTVALRNDYFSRFYRELTNGDRSLALALYRQDGNLLVRYPPWPPGARPTMHSAFLSALRDKQLFGHVRLNSTVDGVERLLAFRRVGDYPLYVMSAYATSSIVAAWRAHFLLIAALTALPCIAIWGLVLYSLRQLEAQRRAWERWQGEVAMRLSVEASTRQLQRMGALGNLVANVAHDFNNLLMVVSANTELARLKHYNDLEKEVHAVERATATAQALTRRLLSVARKQPLKQEAVELTRWLPAAAPLIDATLGDTIELALRMPEKLWQVLVDPTDLEFAIMNIAMNARDAMPHGGHFVIRCQDIRLGSSDTLLPDGEYVLIACSDDGEGMPESVVRRAFEPLFTTKLRGSGTGLGLAQVLSMSEQAGGTAKIDSVLGSGTTVRILLPRYRERGAQAGADAREPLPTVAGIVLLVEDNEDVAAGVTAVLETFGCEVRHEPTADLALDVLNAGERFELVLSDIQMPGKLNGIDLAEKIRSAWPSQKIALMTGYADELDRARRLGIAILAKPFNIDELHALVACGT from the coding sequence GTGCAGCGTGCAGAACGTGTCGCAGTCGATGTGCCGATGCCGTCGCGCAACTTCGCGATGACGCGGCGCATGCTGCTGATCGTGCTGGCCGTGTCGATCGTGTTTCCGTTGGCCTGCCTCGTCGGCTATGGCTACTTCGACTACCAGCGCCGAATCTCCGATGCGAACGATATGATCGACCGCCTCGCGCGCGTAGCCGATGAGCAGGCCGTCAAGGTGCTGGACCTGAACCGGCAGATGGCCTCGCGCGTGATCGAGCTGCTCGGCGATTCCGACGATGCGCAGATCCGCGCGCGCGAGCGCGAATTGCACGATCGTCTGCAGAGCATCGGCGGCGATTTTCCGCAGGTCGCATCGATCTCGCTGCTCGGCGTGAACGGCGAGCTGCTCGCGTCGAGCTTCGCGTATCCCGCGCCGCCCATGACGATTGCTCATCGCGACGACTTTCTCACCGCCAAGGCGATCCGTCCGCAGCCGTATTTTTCGCTGCCGATGTTCGGCAAGCTATCGAAGATCGACGTATTCACCACGGCGATCGGCCGCTCCGGCGCGGACGGGCAGTTTCTCGGCGTGGTCACGGTGGCGCTGCGCAACGACTATTTTTCGCGCTTCTATCGCGAGCTGACCAACGGCGATCGGTCGCTCGCACTCGCGCTGTACCGGCAGGACGGCAACCTGCTGGTGCGCTATCCGCCGTGGCCGCCCGGCGCGAGGCCGACCATGCACAGCGCGTTCTTGTCCGCGTTGCGCGACAAACAGCTGTTCGGTCACGTGCGTCTGAATTCGACCGTCGACGGTGTCGAGCGGCTGCTCGCGTTTCGCCGCGTCGGCGACTATCCGTTGTATGTGATGAGCGCGTACGCGACGTCGTCGATCGTGGCGGCGTGGCGCGCACACTTCCTGCTGATCGCGGCGCTCACGGCGCTGCCTTGCATCGCGATCTGGGGGCTCGTGCTGTACTCGCTGCGTCAGCTCGAAGCGCAGCGGCGCGCGTGGGAGCGCTGGCAGGGCGAGGTCGCGATGCGTCTTTCGGTCGAGGCGTCGACCCGGCAGCTGCAACGCATGGGCGCGCTCGGCAATCTGGTCGCCAATGTCGCGCACGATTTCAACAATCTGCTGATGGTGGTGTCGGCGAACACCGAGCTCGCGCGGCTCAAGCATTACAACGATCTCGAGAAGGAAGTGCACGCGGTCGAGCGTGCCACCGCCACCGCGCAAGCGCTGACGCGGCGTCTGTTGAGCGTCGCGCGCAAGCAGCCGCTGAAGCAGGAGGCCGTCGAGCTCACGCGCTGGCTGCCGGCCGCCGCGCCGCTGATCGACGCGACGCTCGGCGACACGATCGAGCTGGCGCTGCGCATGCCGGAGAAGCTGTGGCAGGTGCTCGTCGATCCGACCGATCTCGAGTTCGCGATCATGAACATCGCGATGAACGCGCGCGATGCGATGCCGCACGGCGGTCACTTCGTGATCCGCTGCCAGGACATCCGGCTGGGCAGCAGCGATACGCTGCTGCCGGACGGCGAGTACGTGCTGATCGCCTGTTCGGATGACGGCGAAGGCATGCCCGAATCAGTCGTGCGACGCGCGTTCGAGCCGCTTTTCACGACCAAGCTGCGCGGCTCCGGCACGGGCCTCGGGCTCGCCCAGGTGCTGTCGATGTCCGAGCAGGCAGGCGGCACCGCGAAGATCGACAGCGTGCTGGGCAGCGGCACGACGGTGCGTATCTTGCTGCCGCGCTATCGTGAGCGCGGCGCGCAAGCCGGCGCCGACGCGCGCGAGCCGCTGCCGACGGTGGCCGGGATCGTGCTGCTCGTCGAGGACAACGAGGACGTCGCGGCAGGCGTGACCGCGGTGCTCGAAACCTTCGGCTGCGAGGTGCGTCACGAGCCGACCGCCGATCTCGCGCTCGACGTGCTGAACGCCGGCGAGCGCTTCGAGCTCGTGCTGTCGGACATCCAGATGCCGGGCAAGCTGAACGGTATCGATCTGGCGGAGAAGATCCGCAGCGCGTGGCCATCGCAGAAGATCGCGCTGATGACCGGTTACGCCGACGAGCTCGACCGCGCGCGTCGGCTCGGCATCGCGATACTCGCCAAGCCGTTCAATATCGACGAATTGCATGCGCTGGTGGCGTGCGGCACCTGA
- a CDS encoding class I fructose-bisphosphate aldolase has translation MDTRSELQATVNAMVQPGKGLLAADESGPTIAKRFKTIGLESTEENRRAYRNLLLTTPGLGEFVSGVILYEETLGQKADDGTPFPQVAAANGIVPGIKVDLGKVPLALAPGDEITEGLDGLAKRFADYKRQGARFAKWRAVYNITASLPSRVAIEANADSLARYAAISQEAGIVPIVEPEVLMDGDHTIERCAEVTEAVLHEVFDALHRHRVVLEHILLKPSMVLAGSEHRQPSSTADIAAATVRVLKRMVPSAVPGLVFLSGGQSPEEATANLDAMNRLGALPWNLSFSYGRALQEPPLQTWRGQPGNVKEAQQALLKRARLNGAAALGKYDAAMEKD, from the coding sequence ATGGACACCCGTAGCGAGCTGCAAGCCACCGTCAACGCGATGGTTCAACCGGGCAAAGGTCTTCTCGCCGCCGACGAAAGCGGCCCGACCATCGCCAAACGCTTCAAGACGATCGGCCTCGAATCGACCGAGGAAAACCGCCGCGCCTATCGCAACCTGCTGCTGACGACGCCCGGCCTCGGCGAGTTCGTGAGCGGCGTCATCCTCTACGAGGAAACGCTCGGCCAGAAAGCCGACGACGGCACGCCGTTCCCGCAAGTGGCCGCGGCGAACGGCATCGTGCCCGGCATCAAGGTCGACCTCGGCAAGGTGCCGCTCGCGCTCGCGCCCGGCGACGAGATCACCGAAGGCCTCGACGGCCTCGCCAAACGCTTCGCCGATTACAAACGGCAAGGCGCGCGCTTCGCGAAGTGGCGCGCGGTCTACAACATCACGGCGAGCCTGCCGAGCCGCGTCGCGATCGAGGCGAACGCCGATTCGCTCGCGCGCTATGCGGCGATCAGCCAGGAAGCCGGCATCGTGCCGATCGTCGAACCCGAGGTGTTGATGGACGGCGATCACACGATCGAGCGTTGCGCGGAAGTCACCGAGGCGGTGTTGCACGAGGTGTTCGATGCGCTGCATCGGCATCGCGTGGTGCTCGAACATATCCTGCTGAAGCCGAGCATGGTGCTGGCCGGCTCCGAGCATCGGCAACCATCGAGCACGGCGGATATTGCGGCCGCGACCGTGCGCGTGCTCAAACGTATGGTGCCCTCGGCGGTGCCCGGTCTCGTGTTTCTGTCGGGTGGACAGTCGCCCGAGGAGGCCACCGCCAATCTCGATGCGATGAACCGGCTCGGCGCGCTGCCGTGGAATCTGAGCTTTTCGTACGGGCGCGCGTTGCAGGAGCCGCCGTTGCAAACGTGGCGCGGTCAGCCGGGCAACGTGAAAGAAGCGCAGCAGGCGTTGCTCAAGCGCGCGCGCCTGAATGGCGCGGCCGCGCTCGGCAAGTATGACGCGGCGATGGAAAAGGATTGA
- a CDS encoding DHA2 family efflux MFS transporter permease subunit — protein MTASDATPGDASPGDSSPGDASPGDSSNWKPAANPWLIAIVVTLAAFMEVLDTTIVNVALPHIAGTMSASYDEATWTLTSYLVANGIVLPISGFLGRLLGRKRYFLLCIVAFTVCSFLCGIATDLWQLIIFRCLQGFFGGGLQPNQQSIILDTFPPQQRGRAFSISAVAIVVAPVLGPTLGGWITDNFSWRWVFLVNVPFGVLTSLAVMQLVEDPPWKRKANLRLSVDYVGILLIAIGLGCLQVMLDRGEDDDWFSSNFIRTFTVLAVSGIVGATVWLLYTKKPVVDLRCLKDRNFALGCVTIAAFAMILYGSAVLVPQLAQQQLGYTAMLAGLVLSPGAVLITMEIPLISKMMPHVQTRFLVATGFGLLACALAYSHTLVPDIDYLTLVKMRSAQSLAIGFLFVPITTLAYLTVPPRLNDDASALFTMFRNVAGSIGISLSTALVRERTQARMAHLSEHMSPLSQNYNDALQRSAQTISDMNGMPFSQALKTATGHLYTTYISQATILAYVDVFAFLAVFCTLCIPITIFFSPVKASGGAGGH, from the coding sequence ATGACGGCGTCCGACGCCACGCCCGGCGATGCGTCGCCCGGCGATTCGTCGCCCGGCGATGCGTCGCCCGGCGATTCGTCGAACTGGAAGCCGGCCGCGAATCCGTGGCTGATCGCGATCGTCGTCACGCTCGCCGCGTTCATGGAAGTGCTCGACACGACGATCGTGAACGTCGCGCTGCCGCATATCGCAGGCACGATGTCGGCCAGCTACGACGAAGCGACGTGGACGCTGACGTCGTATCTGGTCGCCAACGGCATCGTGCTGCCGATCTCGGGTTTCCTCGGCCGGCTGCTCGGCCGCAAGCGCTACTTTCTGCTGTGCATCGTCGCGTTCACCGTGTGCTCGTTTTTGTGCGGCATCGCGACCGATCTGTGGCAACTGATCATCTTTCGCTGTTTGCAGGGTTTTTTCGGCGGGGGACTGCAACCGAACCAGCAGTCGATCATTCTCGATACGTTCCCGCCGCAGCAGCGCGGCCGCGCGTTTTCGATCTCGGCGGTCGCGATCGTCGTCGCGCCGGTGCTGGGGCCGACGCTCGGCGGCTGGATCACCGACAACTTTTCGTGGCGCTGGGTATTCCTGGTGAACGTGCCGTTCGGTGTGCTGACGTCGCTCGCGGTCATGCAACTGGTGGAGGATCCGCCATGGAAACGCAAGGCCAATCTGCGCCTGTCGGTGGATTACGTGGGCATTCTGCTGATCGCGATCGGCCTCGGCTGCCTGCAGGTGATGCTCGATCGTGGCGAGGACGACGACTGGTTTTCGTCGAACTTCATTCGTACCTTCACGGTGCTTGCGGTGTCGGGCATCGTCGGCGCGACGGTGTGGCTGCTGTATACGAAAAAGCCGGTCGTCGATCTGCGCTGTCTGAAGGACCGCAACTTCGCGCTCGGCTGCGTGACGATCGCCGCGTTCGCGATGATTCTCTACGGCAGCGCGGTGCTCGTGCCGCAACTCGCGCAGCAGCAGCTCGGCTATACGGCCATGCTCGCGGGCCTCGTGCTGTCGCCGGGTGCCGTGCTGATCACGATGGAAATTCCGCTGATCAGCAAAATGATGCCGCACGTTCAGACGCGTTTTCTGGTGGCCACCGGCTTCGGGTTGCTCGCGTGCGCGCTCGCGTATTCGCACACGCTGGTGCCGGACATCGATTACCTCACCCTCGTGAAGATGCGCAGCGCGCAGTCGCTCGCGATCGGCTTCCTGTTCGTGCCGATCACCACGCTTGCGTATCTGACGGTGCCGCCGCGGCTCAACGACGATGCGTCGGCGCTGTTCACGATGTTCCGCAACGTCGCCGGCTCGATCGGCATTTCGCTGTCGACCGCGCTGGTTCGCGAGCGCACGCAGGCGCGCATGGCGCATCTGTCGGAGCACATGTCGCCGCTTTCGCAAAACTACAACGACGCGTTGCAGCGCAGCGCGCAGACCATTTCCGACATGAACGGCATGCCGTTTTCGCAGGCGCTGAAAACGGCGACCGGCCATCTGTACACGACCTACATTTCGCAAGCGACGATCCTCGCCTATGTCGATGTTTTTGCGTTTCTCGCGGTCTTCTGCACGCTGTGCATTCCGATCACGATTTTCTTTTCACCAGTCAAGGCGTCCGGCGGCGCGGGAGGACATTGA
- a CDS encoding type II toxin-antitoxin system ParD family antitoxin: protein MRTTQQMSITLPNEMAEFVREKVARGDYASDSEVLRDALRVLRERDRAIEAWLREEVVPAAKALRDNPERGLSADEVRAELRKSRARRG from the coding sequence ATGCGAACCACGCAGCAGATGAGTATCACGCTACCCAACGAGATGGCTGAGTTCGTGCGGGAAAAGGTCGCTCGCGGCGACTATGCGTCGGACAGTGAAGTGCTGCGCGACGCGCTTCGTGTTCTTCGCGAGCGGGACCGCGCGATCGAAGCCTGGCTGCGTGAAGAGGTGGTCCCGGCCGCAAAGGCGCTTCGCGACAATCCTGAGAGGGGACTCTCGGCGGACGAGGTCCGTGCTGAATTGCGAAAGTCGCGAGCGCGCCGCGGATGA
- a CDS encoding type II toxin-antitoxin system RelE/ParE family toxin codes for MNWRVKFAPEALAQLQALEQRIAEAGAPLAAERYVDAIVDFCMKLQTFAARGVARDDLLPGLRITHFRKRTIIAYLLDSEAVSIVGVFHGGQDYEAALGSDNE; via the coding sequence ATGAATTGGCGCGTCAAGTTTGCGCCCGAGGCGCTGGCGCAGCTGCAGGCGCTTGAACAGCGCATCGCCGAGGCCGGCGCACCGCTTGCCGCCGAACGATACGTCGATGCGATCGTCGACTTTTGCATGAAGCTTCAGACCTTCGCAGCACGCGGTGTTGCGCGGGATGATCTTTTACCGGGGCTGAGGATCACCCACTTTCGCAAGCGCACCATCATCGCGTACCTGCTGGATAGCGAGGCCGTTTCCATCGTCGGCGTCTTCCATGGCGGGCAGGACTATGAGGCCGCGCTGGGATCCGACAACGAGTGA
- a CDS encoding thioredoxin family protein, which produces MTFPTAYSPQAPTRAELDALPGATVVEFGTDWCGYCQGAQAAIRQVLAPHAGLRHLKIEDGPGRPLGRSFKVKLWPTLVLMRDGAEVARVVRPRSAEDIEEAFASL; this is translated from the coding sequence ATGACCTTCCCGACAGCTTATTCCCCGCAAGCCCCGACGCGCGCCGAACTCGACGCGCTGCCCGGTGCCACCGTCGTCGAATTCGGTACCGACTGGTGCGGCTATTGCCAGGGCGCCCAGGCAGCGATCCGGCAGGTGCTCGCGCCGCATGCGGGCCTGCGGCATCTGAAGATCGAGGACGGCCCCGGCCGCCCGCTCGGGCGCTCGTTCAAGGTCAAGCTGTGGCCAACACTCGTGCTGATGCGCGACGGCGCCGAGGTCGCGCGCGTGGTGCGGCCGCGCAGCGCCGAGGATATCGAAGAGGCGTTCGCGTCACTCTGA